The following proteins are co-located in the Armatimonadota bacterium genome:
- a CDS encoding ABC transporter substrate-binding protein, which produces MFRVLQWVMLLGLFLVGCQQEIPVGGTPRPKSYKTAVSLSPGTSEIMSSYIFDAQLIGRTSACNSPGMAGVPIMGDVKPNYEKIAKAKPDIIVYDPKLYNANDIEKIKSLKIDTFEVTGDTIDSFIDSIRKLATKVGSETKINDYVERILAARAANLGENSAKRKIIILMGGNGEYMAAGEGSIQADIIRGCGYEPVGPSGNKFSVINAESLIRWNPDVIMVAGDVSQVSKDSRLQSLPAVKGGRVMRVDPDAILRSGTRIDQLLSNLRPAVEGLFKEI; this is translated from the coding sequence ATGTTCCGAGTGCTCCAGTGGGTGATGCTTTTAGGGCTATTTTTGGTGGGTTGCCAGCAAGAAATTCCTGTCGGGGGCACCCCGCGACCGAAGTCATATAAGACCGCTGTTAGCCTCAGCCCTGGCACAAGCGAAATCATGTCGTCGTACATTTTTGACGCTCAGCTGATCGGGCGGACGTCGGCTTGCAATAGCCCTGGAATGGCCGGCGTGCCGATCATGGGCGACGTGAAGCCGAACTACGAAAAGATCGCCAAGGCCAAGCCAGACATCATTGTCTACGATCCAAAGCTGTACAACGCAAACGATATCGAGAAAATCAAATCGCTGAAGATCGACACGTTTGAAGTGACTGGCGACACCATCGATTCATTCATTGATTCGATTCGCAAACTAGCCACCAAGGTCGGGAGCGAAACCAAGATCAACGATTATGTCGAGCGCATTTTGGCGGCTCGCGCTGCGAACCTCGGCGAGAACTCGGCGAAGCGCAAGATCATCATTCTGATGGGTGGTAACGGCGAATACATGGCTGCGGGTGAAGGCTCGATCCAAGCCGACATCATTCGCGGCTGTGGCTACGAACCGGTCGGACCTTCAGGCAACAAGTTCTCGGTGATCAACGCCGAATCATTGATCCGCTGGAACCCGGATGTCATCATGGTCGCTGGCGACGTTTCCCAAGTATCGAAGGACAGCCGTTTGCAATCTTTGCCCGCCGTGAAGGGTGGCCGCGTGATGCGAGTTGATCCTGACGCCATCTTGCGGTCTGGAACTCGTATCGATCAACTTTTATCAAATCTTCGCCCTGCCGTTGAGGGCTTGTTCAAGGAAATCTAA
- a CDS encoding S-methyl-5'-thioadenosine phosphorylase, with protein sequence MSVAEIGVFGGSGFYSLLENVTEVKVDTPYGPPSDSVFLADVGGRKVAFLPRHGRKHTIPPHKINYRANVWAMKQLGVKAIISPCAAGSLQAHVAPEHFVVCDQFVDRTNSRADTFYDGPIVTHVSPANMYNPTLRQIAIDAIKKNGITCHEKGTVVVIQGPRFSTTAESLWFHNQGWEVINMTQYPEAYLCHELGMAVVNISLITDYDSGVHAGAEAVDAHSVLEVFQRNSERIRNVVLDMIKNMPSDLDSLGGAKHLEFTRGDGHAISAHDIRLYQQ encoded by the coding sequence ATGTCAGTTGCAGAAATTGGAGTTTTTGGAGGTTCTGGGTTTTACAGCCTCCTCGAGAATGTCACCGAAGTCAAGGTTGACACGCCTTATGGCCCGCCGAGCGATTCGGTGTTCTTGGCGGATGTCGGCGGTCGAAAGGTTGCCTTCTTGCCACGACACGGGCGCAAGCACACCATCCCGCCGCACAAGATCAACTATCGTGCGAATGTTTGGGCGATGAAGCAACTCGGCGTCAAGGCGATTATCAGCCCGTGCGCCGCGGGTTCCCTGCAAGCGCACGTCGCTCCGGAGCATTTTGTGGTTTGCGATCAGTTTGTCGATCGGACCAATTCTCGCGCCGATACGTTCTACGATGGCCCGATCGTGACTCACGTTTCGCCGGCCAATATGTACAACCCAACACTTCGGCAGATCGCGATTGACGCGATCAAGAAGAACGGAATCACTTGCCACGAAAAGGGTACGGTGGTGGTCATTCAGGGCCCACGCTTCAGCACAACCGCGGAGAGCCTTTGGTTCCACAACCAAGGCTGGGAAGTGATCAACATGACCCAGTACCCCGAGGCTTATCTCTGCCACGAACTCGGAATGGCTGTGGTCAACATCTCACTGATCACCGACTACGATAGCGGTGTTCACGCGGGAGCCGAGGCTGTGGATGCGCACAGCGTCCTCGAGGTCTTCCAGCGAAATAGCGAGCGAATCCGAAACGTGGTTCTTGATATGATCAAGAATATGCCTTCTGATTTGGACTCATTGGGCGGAGCAAAACATTTAGAATTCACGCGCGGAGATGGGCACGCAATTTCTGCCCATGACATTCGTCTGTACCAACAGTGA